DNA from Nocardioides seonyuensis:
TGGGTGCTGGGGACCGCCGTCGTCACCGGGTCCCACTGGCTCTTCCCCGCCGCCCTGGGGGTGCTGGTCGCGTCCAAGGCCTACGGCGTGACCCGAGCAGCAGCGGTGCCCCGCCTGCTTCCTCCCTCCCTCACGCTCGTCAAGGCCAATGCCCGCGTGTCGCTGGCGGGCACGGTGGGGGCTGCCGTGTCGGCGCCGCTGGCCGTCCTCGCCTCGTTGGCGGGCTCGGAGTGGTCGTTGCGCTATGCGTTCGCCGTCTTCGTCGTCGCCACGATCCTGGCCATCCGCCTCCCCGAGCGCGTGGACTCCAGCGCCGGCGAGGGCACCCTCGTGCTCATGTCGGGTCCGAGCGCGGGGGCGGCCACGCCGCCGGGTCGCCGCCTGCGCGCTCGAATCCCCTCGGCGGTGGCGTTCGCGCTCCGGGCCAACTGTGGCCCCCGGTGGCTCTCCGGGTTCCTCACGATGTTCATGGCGTTCCTGCTGCGCGACAACCCCATCGGCGACTGGGAGCCCGAGGTGCTGCTGGGCCTGGTCATCGGCGCAGCCGGGCTCGGCAACACCCTGGGCATCGGGCTGGGGTCGGTGCTCAAGCGCATCGACCCGGCCTTGACAGTCGCGCTCGCGCTGCTCGCCGACGCAGCCATCGCACTCGTCGCCGCACTGTTCTACGGCCTGGTGCCGCTGCTGCTGCTCGGTCTCACCGCGGGGCTCGCCCAGTCGCTGGCCAAGCTCTCCTTGGACTCCACGATCCAGCGAGACGTCCCGGACCGCATCCAGGCCAGTGCCTTCGCCCGCTCCGACACCACCCTCCAGCTCGCATGGGTGGTCGGAGGGTTCGTGGGCATCGCCATGCCGCTGGTGCCCAGGCTGGGCCTCGGTGTCGCCTGTGCCGTGCTCGTCGCGTGGGGCTTCTTCGTGCTCGCCACCCGACCGCGGCGCCTCGGACCCACACCGGCCGGCGCTGCCTGACTCACCTGCCGGCCCGCTCCAGCACGGCCCGGCCCCGTGGATCCTCGCCCACGCTCGGCCCGGTCACCGTGGCGGCGTACGACATCCGCCCGGTCACCCTGGCGGCGTACGGCATCCGCCCTCGTCACCCTGGCGGCGTACGACATGGAGATCCGTCGCCGCGATGTCGTGCGCCGCCACCCTGGGGAGGGACATGTCGTGCGCCGCCACCCTCGGGAGGGGCATGTCGGGTGCCGCCACCCTCGGGGGCGACGCGAGCGGCTACAGGTCGAGCTCGTCGGCGAGTGCCCGCAGCAGCTTGGCGGTCGGTCGCGCGGTCCTGGCATCGGGGTGACGCCCGTGGCGGTAGGTCTCGCCGACGTCGTCGAGCAGCCGGATGAGGTCCTCGACGATGGTGGTCATCGCCTCAGGGCTCTTGCGCTGCGCCTGGCGGCGGTTGCGCGAGATCGACGCCGGGGCGTCGAGCACCTTCACCTGCAGGGCCTGCTCGCCGCGCCGGCCCTGCGCGATCCCGAACTCGACGCGGGCGCCGGGCTTGAGAGTGGTCACGCCCTCGGGCAGCGCGTCAGCGTGGACGTAGACGTCC
Protein-coding regions in this window:
- a CDS encoding MFS transporter, with protein sequence MTDEHPAAPPGAPRPRAERPASMRRALAGAGRGTRAAGRGLRVVGRGAGRAGGYTVRQARRAARAEGAGDSGLSRLIGLHAFNAAGDAAVAISLAGTLFFQVPTGEARGQVALFLGLTMLPFAIVAPLIGPFLDRFSHGRRWAIGATMAIRAFLCWVLGTAVVTGSHWLFPAALGVLVASKAYGVTRAAAVPRLLPPSLTLVKANARVSLAGTVGAAVSAPLAVLASLAGSEWSLRYAFAVFVVATILAIRLPERVDSSAGEGTLVLMSGPSAGAATPPGRRLRARIPSAVAFALRANCGPRWLSGFLTMFMAFLLRDNPIGDWEPEVLLGLVIGAAGLGNTLGIGLGSVLKRIDPALTVALALLADAAIALVAALFYGLVPLLLLGLTAGLAQSLAKLSLDSTIQRDVPDRIQASAFARSDTTLQLAWVVGGFVGIAMPLVPRLGLGVACAVLVAWGFFVLATRPRRLGPTPAGAA
- a CDS encoding cold-shock protein, with product MPSGKVKWYDAEKGFGFLSQSDGPDVYVHADALPEGVTTLKPGARVEFGIAQGRRGEQALQVKVLDAPASISRNRRQAQRKSPEAMTTIVEDLIRLLDDVGETYRHGRHPDARTARPTAKLLRALADELDL